The Vibrio crassostreae genomic interval AGACGCAATATCACGTGTTGAGGCGATGGTAATGATGGCGACCAACAATTTGCCTATCGATGCGATTCGTCGCTCTGTGGTGAGTGCAGTCGATATCATCGTGCAAGTTACTCGATTGCATGATGGCTCAAGAAAAATTATCAGTATCTCCGAAGTTGTAGGCCTTGAGGGAGAGAGCGTGGTGCTTGAAGAACTATTTACCTTCCAAATCGAGGGTGCGTTGAGTGATGGAAAGTTGTCGGGACGCTATGTCACTTCAGGGGTCATGAGCCGCTCGGTACTCTTTAAAAAAGCGCACTTTTTTGGGTGTGAACAACAACTACAGCAGTTGATTCATGCGATCGAATTAGTGGGGTAGCAGTGTGTATTGGCTATTAATGTTTTGGGGCGTTGTCCTGCTGCTGGTTGTAATTTTTTCTAATAAGAGTCACTCAATTGATGATTATTTTCCATCAAATGATAAGACAAAAACAGCGTCAACAGCCCCTCGCCAAGCGATTCAACTTAGTCAGATATCCAATGGCTTAGGTTGGTCTTCGATAGCAAGCCTTTTTCATCAAGTTAAGCGACAGTTGGGCTCTTTTGCTGGTGTAAAGGTGGTTTTACTTAGTGGTTGTGTGAGTGTTTTAGCTGGTGCAGTGAACCGCTACCTATTCGGTTTCCCAGCTTGGCTAGTCCTTGGTAGCGCATTGGTTGTAACTTGGGTATGGGGCTTCTTGTGGTTAAAACAGCGTGACCGTAAGCAATTTGAAGAGAGCTTTCCTGATGCATTGAACATGTTGGCTAGCTCTCTATCTGCCGGAGAGAGTATTGGTCGAGGAATTGGTTTTGTCGGCAACAAGCTTCCTGGTGAGGTTGGCAAAGAGTTTAAAAGAATGGCAGAACGCTTGAAGCTAGGTGAGCCGCTGGACGATGTTTTTCGTAAGTCTTGCCAGCGATTTCCTTATCCGTCATTTCATTTCTTTGTGATTACCCTACGTGCCAACATGCAGCGTGGTGGGCAATTGAAAGAGGTCATGTCGCGTCTGAACCGTCAGATGTTCGAAGCTAGAGCGATGGAAAGAAAGAAGTTTGCGATGACTTCAGAGGCG includes:
- a CDS encoding type II secretion system F family protein is translated as MYWLLMFWGVVLLLVVIFSNKSHSIDDYFPSNDKTKTASTAPRQAIQLSQISNGLGWSSIASLFHQVKRQLGSFAGVKVVLLSGCVSVLAGAVNRYLFGFPAWLVLGSALVVTWVWGFLWLKQRDRKQFEESFPDALNMLASSLSAGESIGRGIGFVGNKLPGEVGKEFKRMAERLKLGEPLDDVFRKSCQRFPYPSFHFFVITLRANMQRGGQLKEVMSRLNRQMFEARAMERKKFAMTSEARISAKIVSATPFVFISMLPILSPENFDFLMFTDEGRPVLYYLLISESIGLAIIWMLMKRVR